One genomic window of Desulfobulbaceae bacterium includes the following:
- a CDS encoding type II and III secretion system protein, whose translation SATVNVGEQVPVVTSQIVDSSGTVNTSGLTTASNQTVQYKDTGVILNVTPRINAEGIILLEIDQQVSSVKEEKKEGLDSPTITTKQLTTKLAVKDGQSILMGGMISKTETDNDSGIPFMKDIPGLGWLFKHKTISSSKTELLLMVTPYVIESEDVLDQYIKGFKEKVDGLRQELTR comes from the coding sequence GTCGGCCACTGTTAACGTTGGGGAGCAGGTGCCGGTGGTAACCAGCCAGATCGTCGATAGTAGTGGCACTGTCAATACTAGTGGTCTTACTACCGCTTCGAATCAAACCGTTCAGTATAAGGATACCGGGGTCATCCTTAACGTTACCCCTCGGATTAATGCTGAGGGGATTATTCTTTTGGAGATCGACCAACAGGTCAGTTCAGTGAAAGAAGAGAAGAAAGAAGGTCTTGATTCGCCTACCATTACAACCAAGCAGCTCACGACCAAGTTGGCAGTCAAAGATGGTCAGTCGATCTTGATGGGAGGGATGATCTCGAAGACTGAAACTGATAATGATAGTGGCATTCCCTTCATGAAGGATATCCCAGGCCTGGGCTGGCTGTTTAAGCATAAAACTATCAGTAGCTCGAAGACCGAACTTCTTCTGATGGTCACTCCCTACGTCATCGAGTCCGAGGATGTTCTCGATCAGTACATCAAAGGTTTTAAGGAAAAAGTCGATGGCCTCCGTCAGGAATTAACGCGTTAA